The following coding sequences are from one Bufo bufo chromosome 2, aBufBuf1.1, whole genome shotgun sequence window:
- the LOC120990600 gene encoding oocyte zinc finger protein XlCOF6.1-like — MLLLNYKAEDEDIVQLSSEENLRTCNVYPGPHSTDLSHISYNHEESSDQSQIVTTSTRQNVGESFRCGKQYSYSSGISAHSVHTGEKLYSCSRCGKRFTEQSNLITYDRLVTGEKLYSCLECVKSVMLESDLAKHDTIHTGDKQFVCYECGKCFTSKFKLGDHQRIHTGEKPYPCPECGKCFIVKSDLVIHQRIHTGEKPYACSACGKCFITKAKVKDHQRIHTGEKPFSCSECGKCFTNKSNLVKHKRIHTGEKPYSCSLCGKCFITNAKLGDHQRIHTGEKPYSCTECGKCFIYKSNLITHERIHTGERPYPCSECGKCFVNKSNLVTHERVHRGEKPYSCTDCGKSYTKKSNLVKHERIHRGDKPFSCSECGECFINRSHLAVHESIHTG, encoded by the coding sequence ATGTTACTGCTAAACTATAAAGCAGAAGATGAAGATATTGTGCAGCTCTCTTCAGAAGAAAACCTCCGTACCTGTAATGTATATCCAGGACCTCACAGTACAGATCTATCACATATTTCCTATAATCATGAGGAATCttctgaccaatcacagattgttaccacAAGTACCAGACAGAATGTGGGTGAAAGTTTTAGATGTGGAAAACAGTATTCGTACAGCTCAGGCATTTCAGCGCACAGTGTTCACACTGGGGAGAAACTATATTCATGTTCACGGTGTGGGAAACGTTTTACAGAGCAATCAAATCTTATTACCTATGATAGGCTTGTCACAGGAGAGAAGCTATATTCGTGTTTGGAATGTGTAAAAAGTGTTATGCTGGAATCCGATCTTGCCAAACATGACACAATTCACACAGGAGATAAGCAGTTTGTATGTTAtgagtgtgggaaatgttttacttctAAATTTAAACTTGGGgaccatcagagaattcacacaggggagaaaccatatccatgtccagaatgtgggaaatgttttattgtcaaatcagatcttgttatacatcagagaattcacacaggggagaagccatatgcaTGTTCagcatgtgggaaatgttttattactAAAGCCAAAGTCAAAgatcatcagagaattcacacaggagagaagccattttcatgttcagaatgtggtaaatgtttcacaaataaatcaaatcttgttaagcACAAGCGaatccacacaggggagaagccatactcATGTTCactatgtggaaaatgttttattacTAATGCTAAACTTGGGGATCaccaaagaattcacacaggagagaagccgtattcatgtacagagtgtgggaaatgctttatatATAAATCAAATCTTATTACAcatgaaagaattcacacaggagagaggccgtatccatgttcagaatgtggtaaatgctTTGTTAATAAATccaatcttgttacacatgagagggTTCACAGAGGGGAGAAGCCATACTCGTGTACAGACTGCGGTAAATCTTATACAAAAAAgtcaaatcttgttaaacatgaaagAATCCACAGAGGAgataagccattttcatgttcagagtgtggggAATGCTTTATTAATAGATCACATCTTGCAGTACATGAGAGCATTCACACAGGGTAG